The stretch of DNA GGTGTCGGTGCTGCTGGCGCTGACCCTGGTGCCGCTGCTCGCGGCGGTGGTGATCGGCGCGGGACCGCGGCTGGGCGAGCTCGTCGCCGACGGGCTGAGCACGGTCGCCCCGGTCGCCATCATGATCACGTTCGCGGTGCTGTACTTCAGCCTGATGGTCGATGCCGGGCTGTTCGACCCGGTGGTGTCCCGAATCCTGCGCTGGGCGGGCGGCGACCCGCTCAAGATCACCGTCGGCACCGCGGTGCTCACGCTGCTGGTGGCGCTCGACGGCGACGGCGCCTCCACGTTCCTGATAACCGTGTCCGCGCTGCTTCCGATCTACCGGCGGCTCGGGATGCGCCCGCTGGTGCTGGCCGGAGTCGTGTGCCTGGGCGCGGGCGTGATGAACATGGTCCCGTGGGGCGGTCCGACGGCTCGCGCGATGGCCGCGCTGGGCACCGACGGTGCGGAGCTGTTCCTGCCGGTGCTGCCCGCGATGCTGGCGGGCATCGCCTGGGTGCTGGTGGCGGCCTACCTGATCGGCCGGGCCGAGCGCAGGCGCATCGGCGTCGGTGCCGCGCCGGAGGTGGACCGGCCCCGGCTCGACCGCCCGGCGCGCATCCGCTTCCGGCTCAACGCGGCGTTGACGCTGCTGCTGGTCGTGGCGCTGCTGACCCAGCTGGCCGACCTCGAGGTGCTGTTCATCCTGGCGTTCCTGCTCGCGCTGCTGATCAACCGGCCGGGCTGGGACGCCCAGCGCGAGCTGTTCAACCGGCACGGCCACAACGTCGTGCTGGTCACCACGATGATCTTCGCAGCGGGCGTGTTCACCGGCGTGCTCACCGGCACCGGCATGATCCGGGCGATGGCCGAGACGCTGGTCGCGGTCGTGCCGAGCGGGGCGAG from Saccharopolyspora sp. SCSIO 74807 encodes:
- a CDS encoding citrate:proton symporter, which gives rise to MLAVAGFLTIGIFLALVLSRRVSVLLALTLVPLLAAVVIGAGPRLGELVADGLSTVAPVAIMITFAVLYFSLMVDAGLFDPVVSRILRWAGGDPLKITVGTAVLTLLVALDGDGASTFLITVSALLPIYRRLGMRPLVLAGVVCLGAGVMNMVPWGGPTARAMAALGTDGAELFLPVLPAMLAGIAWVLVAAYLIGRAERRRIGVGAAPEVDRPRLDRPARIRFRLNAALTLLLVVALLTQLADLEVLFILAFLLALLINRPGWDAQRELFNRHGHNVVLVTTMIFAAGVFTGVLTGTGMIRAMAETLVAVVPSGASGALPVVSAVLGMPLSLVFTPDAYYFGVVPVLAETTAALGGDPLSVGRAAVLGQMTTGFPLSPLTASTFILLGMTGVDLGEHQRFIFKWAFGTTLVMSAVALLTGAL